TGGCGATCCTCAAGGCCAAGACCAAGGGGTCCTGATGCGCCCCCCCGCACCCCAGAAACCGCAAACCCGGGGGAGACTCCGGGTTTTTTTCTTCTGCCTTTTGGCCTTCGTCGCGGGGTTCGGGGCGGGGGCCGGTTGGCTTTCCGCCCGGGCCGCCCGGCCGGCCCCTCCTGTCCCCCCCGTCTCCGTCTCCGCGACGGGTACCCCTTCCGGGGCACGGGAGGAGGCGTCCTCCGTCTCCGCGACGCCTTCGCCGCAGCGCGAGGAGGCTGCGGATTCGGAGCAGGAGGCGTCAGCCCCTACGGCCCCTGCCCCCTCTCCCCTGTTCCTTCCCACCCCCGTCCCCTCCGGCGTCGGCCGGGTTGCGCTGGTGGTGGACGACATGGGGTATGATCTTGCGGTGGCGAGGCGTCTTGTAGGGTTGGGCCTTCCCCTGACCTGGGCCATCCTTCCCGACGCTCCCCACGCCGCAGCCACGGCGAAGATCGCCCGGGACGCGGGCATCCCCTATCTGGTCCACCTGCCCATGCAGGCCCAGGGAGACGGGGACGACGGCCCCTATGCGGTGGCCTCGGGCTGGTCCGCCGAAGTGATCCGGGAACGGTCCCTGCGGGCCTTCGAGGCCCTCCCCGGAGCCTTCGGGGTGAACAACCACCGGGGATCTCGGGCCACGGCGGATCGGGTCGCCATGGAGCGGTTCCTCTCGGTGCTCCAGGAGGCGCGTCCCGGCTGGATCTTTCTGGACAGCCGAACCAACGGCGCTTCCTGCGGGTTTTCTGTGGCCCAGGAGAAGGGGATTCGGACGTCGAGGAACGATCGTTTCCTGGACCACAGGGACGAGGACGAGGCCATCCGTGCCGCCTTCGAGGCGGGGGCATCCCTTGCCCGCCGAAAGGGGCAGGCGATCCTCATCGGCCATCCCCGGCCTCGAACGGTGCACTTTCTGGAACGTCTTTCCCGAGGGGATGCGATTCCCCCGGGTGTGGAGCTGGAGACCCTCCCCGACCTGATGGGCCTGGTTTCGGAGGAGGCAGGAGGAGGAAGACCATGAAGCGCAAGGCGGAAGTGATCATCGGAGCCCAGTGGGGCGACGAGGGCAAGGGGCGGGTGGTGGACGCCCTGGCGGAGCGGGTGGATCTGGTGGTGCGCTA
The sequence above is drawn from the Aminomonas paucivorans DSM 12260 genome and encodes:
- a CDS encoding divergent polysaccharide deacetylase family protein — encoded protein: MRPPAPQKPQTRGRLRVFFFCLLAFVAGFGAGAGWLSARAARPAPPVPPVSVSATGTPSGAREEASSVSATPSPQREEAADSEQEASAPTAPAPSPLFLPTPVPSGVGRVALVVDDMGYDLAVARRLVGLGLPLTWAILPDAPHAAATAKIARDAGIPYLVHLPMQAQGDGDDGPYAVASGWSAEVIRERSLRAFEALPGAFGVNNHRGSRATADRVAMERFLSVLQEARPGWIFLDSRTNGASCGFSVAQEKGIRTSRNDRFLDHRDEDEAIRAAFEAGASLARRKGQAILIGHPRPRTVHFLERLSRGDAIPPGVELETLPDLMGLVSEEAGGGRP